A portion of the Adhaeribacter radiodurans genome contains these proteins:
- a CDS encoding c-type cytochrome: MNKSTSGIKLLLTLSVSFMVGTSCRNTKEADNKAQASATTETKAVQVTSPKVEKLKLPTGFQAEHLYSPSENKQGSWVAMAFDNKGRLITSDQYGFLYRLELPAMGTGGRPKVERLNVGIDNSVNADTTKPKVGMGYAQGLLYAFNSLYVMINHNSDQNFEKGSGLYRLQDLDGDDQFEKITLLKNLKGEGEHGPHSIKLSPDGKSLYVVAGNHTDVPEMNAYRLPKVWQEDNLFPLIKDPRGHANDRMAPGGWIAKVNPEGTNWELIAAGFRNTYDIAFNDAGDLFGYDSDMEWDFGMPWYRPTRICHVTSGAEFGWRTGNSKWSPTYPDNLPPVLNIGQGSPTNLIYSGGAKFPEKYRQTLFAFDWSFGIIYAVHLQPQGASYSATAEEFISGSPLPLTDGTIGPDGSLYFMTGGRRLDSDLYRVYYTGNDAVTTANTTQSAASSPLNQLRKQLEEYHGEPKAGAIALAWPNLKHNDRFIRYAARIAVEHQPLAEWQNKALKETDPVALTQASIALAHFGDKSLKNTILTNLTKVNYSALSESQKVDLLRTIELTLSRMGKTEGAMNARLNSYLNANYPAQNNELNRLLSKILVYIDSPTVVAKTLDLYEQAKDDNSSQKTFTESSDLILRNPQYGLDIANMLAKIPPAQQTYYATALSMAKAGWSTPLREKYFSWYTNAFKNYAGGRSFVGFLDKARKMALQNVPKDKFDYYNKLSGSEMLTTSGLDIAATAVQPKGPGRNWKLPDAVAAVEGKLENRNFEQGKAMFAASLCSSCHSMRGEGGAIGPDLTQLGTRFSVNDMLESIIDPNKYVSDQYASTVFVLKDGSSVVGRLVKEDADKYSISQNPFAPETLRDIPKSEVAQTKISNVSIMMPGMINRLNEEELKDLLAYLMSGGNKEHTVYAAKK; this comes from the coding sequence ATGAACAAAAGTACATCCGGAATTAAATTGTTGCTCACGCTCTCTGTCTCTTTTATGGTGGGTACCTCTTGTCGTAACACCAAAGAAGCCGATAACAAAGCGCAGGCATCGGCCACCACGGAAACGAAAGCCGTACAAGTTACCAGCCCGAAGGTCGAAAAGTTAAAATTGCCCACTGGTTTTCAGGCCGAACATTTATACAGTCCATCGGAGAATAAGCAAGGTTCCTGGGTGGCAATGGCCTTCGATAACAAAGGCCGGTTAATTACTTCGGATCAATACGGCTTTTTATATCGCCTGGAATTACCGGCAATGGGCACCGGTGGCAGACCGAAAGTAGAGCGCTTAAATGTGGGTATTGATAATTCGGTAAATGCCGATACGACCAAGCCAAAAGTAGGAATGGGTTACGCACAAGGTTTGCTATACGCATTTAACAGCTTGTATGTAATGATTAACCATAACAGCGACCAGAATTTCGAAAAAGGCAGCGGTTTGTATCGTTTACAAGATTTAGACGGCGACGATCAGTTCGAAAAAATAACTTTGCTTAAAAATTTAAAAGGTGAAGGCGAGCACGGCCCGCACAGCATTAAACTCTCTCCCGACGGAAAATCGTTATATGTAGTGGCGGGTAATCACACGGATGTACCCGAAATGAATGCTTACCGATTGCCAAAAGTTTGGCAGGAAGATAATTTATTCCCGTTAATTAAAGATCCCCGGGGTCATGCCAACGACCGGATGGCACCTGGTGGTTGGATTGCCAAAGTAAATCCAGAAGGAACTAATTGGGAATTAATTGCCGCCGGTTTCCGAAACACGTATGATATTGCTTTTAACGACGCGGGTGATCTTTTTGGTTATGACTCTGATATGGAATGGGATTTTGGAATGCCCTGGTACCGTCCTACCCGTATTTGCCACGTAACCAGCGGTGCCGAATTTGGCTGGCGCACTGGTAATAGCAAATGGTCGCCTACTTACCCCGATAATTTACCTCCGGTATTAAATATTGGACAGGGTTCGCCTACTAATCTTATCTATTCTGGTGGTGCTAAATTCCCGGAAAAATATCGTCAAACTTTATTTGCCTTTGATTGGAGCTTTGGGATTATTTACGCGGTGCATTTACAGCCGCAAGGGGCCTCATATTCCGCCACTGCCGAAGAATTTATTTCGGGTTCTCCTTTACCTTTAACGGATGGTACTATTGGCCCGGATGGTTCTCTTTATTTTATGACTGGTGGGCGTCGTCTGGATTCTGATTTATACCGGGTTTACTATACAGGTAATGATGCAGTTACTACGGCAAATACAACTCAATCTGCTGCCTCCAGCCCATTAAACCAGCTTAGAAAACAATTAGAAGAATACCATGGCGAACCAAAAGCCGGTGCAATTGCTTTGGCTTGGCCTAATTTAAAGCACAACGATCGGTTCATTCGCTACGCTGCCCGTATTGCCGTAGAACATCAACCATTAGCCGAATGGCAAAATAAAGCCTTGAAGGAGACCGACCCAGTTGCTCTTACTCAAGCCAGTATTGCTTTGGCTCATTTTGGTGATAAATCTTTAAAGAACACCATTTTAACTAACCTGACTAAAGTTAATTATAGTGCTCTCTCAGAATCTCAGAAAGTAGATTTATTACGTACTATTGAGTTAACTTTATCGCGGATGGGCAAGACGGAAGGAGCAATGAATGCCCGTCTAAATTCTTATTTAAATGCCAACTATCCGGCGCAAAACAATGAACTTAACCGCCTTTTGAGTAAAATTTTGGTTTACATAGATTCGCCAACAGTAGTAGCCAAAACCTTGGATCTCTACGAACAAGCGAAAGATGATAACTCAAGTCAAAAAACATTTACGGAGTCTTCCGACTTAATTTTGCGTAATCCGCAGTACGGCTTAGATATTGCCAACATGTTAGCTAAAATTCCACCGGCTCAGCAAACCTATTACGCCACTGCTTTAAGTATGGCTAAAGCAGGCTGGTCAACTCCTTTGCGAGAAAAATACTTCTCCTGGTACACGAATGCTTTTAAAAATTATGCAGGCGGTAGAAGTTTTGTTGGCTTTTTAGATAAGGCCCGTAAAATGGCTTTGCAGAACGTACCTAAAGATAAATTTGACTATTACAATAAATTATCCGGTAGCGAGATGTTAACTACCTCTGGTTTAGATATAGCGGCTACTGCCGTACAACCAAAAGGCCCGGGTAGAAACTGGAAATTACCGGATGCCGTTGCTGCCGTAGAAGGTAAATTAGAAAACCGGAATTTTGAGCAAGGTAAAGCTATGTTTGCGGCCAGTCTGTGCAGTTCTTGCCACAGCATGCGCGGCGAAGGCGGGGCTATTGGTCCAGATTTGACGCAATTAGGTACTCGTTTTTCGGTGAACGATATGTTGGAATCTATAATTGATCCGAATAAATACGTTTCCGATCAGTATGCTTCTACTGTGTTTGTTTTAAAAGATGGTAGTTCCGTGGTAGGTCGTTTGGTTAAAGAAGATGCAGATAAATACTCGATTTCTCAGAACCCATTTGCCCCTGAAACATTGCGTGATATTCCGAAAAGTGAGGTTGCCCAAACTAAAATTTCTAATGTTTCGATTATGATGCCCGGTATGATTAACCGCTTAAACGAAGAAGAGTTGAAAGATTTATTGGCCTATTTAATGTCGGGCGGCAATAAAGAACATACCGTTTATGCAGCTAAAAAGTAA